The genomic region cgatatattatatttggcattatttttattaaggTTGCGGGTATTAATTTCCCATTAGGGGAAAAAATTGAGCGcatttcaattttttttcctcgTATTTGTATCTAATAATAGGAATGAAAAAGGAATCAAATGAAATGGCGAAAACTAAGAACTACCAAGACATGCCgtttacttatttttttttaattttttttatttttcttattttccTACCCTATCCAATTCATCTTTGTACGGAATATCATTTAAATGTGTTTGGGGGTCGAATGGGACCCTAGTgtttatgaatttttttatcatttgaGTTTggaattttcttttattcaTCTATAATTgaaagaaaatatgaatatatagaaattaaaataattagcATATAAACAGTTTGTCTTATATTtactttaattttttcaataataatattattaaatatagagagaaacaaaaaatatatatccttACCCATTTTGATGGATATGCAATATTCtgattatttaatatgCTCCCATTGTTGCCAAAGAATtctggaaaaaatatataaataaaataaaggatCATGTtcatatgataaaaaaaaatatatgacaaagtaataacatttttaagcAGCTTATTACTTGTTTCAAAAAAGTTAAAAGTGTTTTTAATCTTATAGTTATATACACATTGGAATATTATGGGAAAAATCAggattttatatatgaaatataaatgcattatattttttcatctcGGCATAATAATTCTTTATTCACACATTTGTGTAGAAATACATGAATTGACATAAAGTTTGAATgaaaagttatatatatacacacatgTGCgcaaatatgtatattcagttaatttttattatatttttccaaaataaatgacaacaataaaaacattaaattgcttaacaaattaaatgagattatatttttatgaaatcTTTTATTCTCATTCTACACTATCAATACAATAACCTATTCACATTTTATCAGTTACATGcataaatacatatttttataaaaattattaataaactTAATTATTTCAAGGGTAATTGAAATcgtaattttaattataaaaaatgaaactaaacgaaataaatcataaaaaaacaatctaagaataaataaatatatatatatatatatgtatatataaaataaaatattttattataccaatttttatatattaactgTGGCGCAGCAATTGAAAAATACAACTCcctaaatatatatatgttatgtGCTAAAATATggatgaatatataatgattagttttatttttttttttcaaatacaattatagatttataaaacattatatttattattatttaaacacAACTAAAagtatttattaaaagttatgttatatatttatttttttgggaaaaataaaatatcattCCTATTTAAAATGcttaatatatactttttgttctcttttttttaatacaaaatatttaagtatattataaagcacaaaatttttaaatggttatatatttaaaggTGTAAAgagatataataatttcatGGCAAACATTGGAGTAACAGTTACAATACTGTGTTTATACATTAGCCATTTATTTGCTATTCTAATACCGCTGCTATTTCCTCATTTTCAACATTGGACAGTTCGAAAAAACTTCAAATGTTTAAGCAATATTCGTATAAGGATGATGAAAAAAGTTCCATGTGATtgttaattattattatttttttatttatcatttttttttttgataccCCTAAAATGGAAAGTATTGAGCGTGTACATATACTCAAAATGAGTCGAAATTGAAgttaattattaatattaaaaaaattataattttaattcattatagttataaaaaaaaaggaaaaatatgcaaaaaaaaactgaTAAAAGAgcaacatatataaatagatATCAAAGGTGTGTGCAATTGTATATGCGCAAGGTGtatgaattatttatttatttatttattttatttcgaACAATTAATGATATGCATAATTTTCCATTCTAATCTCtgtaaaattatgaaacgaaataatttgatttttaGAAATCATTGCATAGAAGAggtatttaatttttctgcaattaaaaattgtaagTGTGctaaatttgataaatatgaaatcATTAAATTGTCTTGTAAAATACTTTCATTTATAGAATCAAATTTTTCTATTGATATAAAAGGATCATTTGAAAAAACTTTATGTAAATATCTTCCTATAGCTacatttccttttttttttttatcaacaACATCTTGTACATATgatttacaattttttaacataattaacaatttttttaacgaattttcatcaatttcgtgatttaataatttttctttattatctCCACCTTTTGTTACCTTTTCAGTTATTTTAGCAACATCACTTCTTTCAACATTACATGGTAATATTTCAATTTGAATTTCatgaaaatgaacaaaatattcTTTAACTAAATTAATAGGTAACTGTACATATGCTTTAATATTTAAGAACCCACTTTCTAATGATGCATCAACTAATAAATGTATAGGTTCATTTAATGGGGAATGTGgataaaattttgaaatagAGTTATGTTCTTTAAACCATCCATGAACTGCACACGATAATTCTGATAATTCAGATCCGGAACAAAACCATCCAACAACTTGATCTCGTGGGcgaattttttgttttaattcATACATTGTTTCATGATgatcttttattatttgtaaaaaaccctaaagaattataaaattaatatgaatccatatatttactatacttacacatatttataatgtaGTTTTTTTTGACTTACCCCTTCATTTAGTGAATGTTTGTCAACAAAACAATCTGATATTTCAACCAAGTTAGTATCTATTATAGATCCCATCAAAGTTCCAATAACATGAGTTTGATCTTCATCCCTTCTTAAGTATGAATCTaatattgtaaatattACAGAAGGATGTAcaatacattttatatttgtatgtGGTTGTATATCAAAATACTGAGGTGTTTTATCTTTCAGCAAGTTACTCATcgttttaaaattatatttattcatactCATTTTCgtatacttttttatttctatttatttttttattttttaaataatgtatttttaaaagaatatatatatactccttaaaattgaaataatttttttttttttttttttaatggaTGTATTACTTTTCCGCACTTACTATTTATAAtgatgttatatattttattatacaatctttatttatattacttttatcatttttcttttt from Plasmodium berghei ANKA genome assembly, chromosome: 8 harbors:
- a CDS encoding eukaryotic translation initiation factor 3 subunit F, putative; the encoded protein is MSMNKYNFKTMSNLLKDKTPQYFDIQPHTNIKCIVHPSVIFTILDSYLRRDEDQTHVIGTLMGSIIDTNLVEISDCFVDKHSLNEGGFLQIIKDHHETMYELKQKIRPRDQVVGWFCSGSELSELSCAVHGWFKEHNSISKFYPHSPLNEPIHLLVDASLESGFLNIKAYVQLPINLVKEYFVHFHEIQIEILPCNVERSDVAKITEKVTKGGDNKEKLLNHEIDENSLKKLLIMLKNCKSYVQDVVDKKKKGNVAIGRYLHKVFSNDPFISIEKFDSINESILQDNLMISYLSNLAHLQFLIAEKLNTSSMQ